One segment of Hippopotamus amphibius kiboko isolate mHipAmp2 chromosome 2, mHipAmp2.hap2, whole genome shotgun sequence DNA contains the following:
- the TPM2 gene encoding tropomyosin beta chain isoform X4, translating into MDAIKKKMQMLKLDKENAIDRAEQAEADKKQAEDRCKQLEEEQQALQKKLKGTEDEVEKYSESVKDAQEKLEQAEKKATDAEADVASLNRRIQLVEEELDRAQERLATALQKLEEAEKAADESERGMKVIENRAMKDEEKMELQEMQLKEAKHIAEDSDRKYEEVARKLVILEGELERSEERAEVAESRARQLEEELRTMDQALKSLMASEEEYSTKEDKYEEEIKLLEEKLKEAETRAEFAERSVAKLEKTIDDLEETLASAKEENVEIHQTLDQTLLELNNL; encoded by the exons ATGGACGCCATCAAGAAGAAGATGCAGATGCTAAAGCTGGACAAGGAGAATGCCATCGACCGCGCTGAGCAGGCCGAAGCCGACAAGAAGCAAGCCGAGGACCGCTGCAAGCAG ctggaggaggagcagcaggCCCTCCAGAAGAAGCTGAAAGGGACAGAGGATGAGGTGGAAAAGTATTCTGAATCAGTAAAGGATGCCCAGGAGAAACTGGAGCAGGCTGAGAAGAAAGCCACCGAT GCCGAGGCAGATGTGGCCTCCCTGAACCGCCGCATTCAGCTGGTAGAGGAGGAGTTGGACCGGGCGCAGGAGCGCCTGGCTACAGCCCTGCAAAAGCTGGAGGAGGCTGAGAAGGCGGCTGATGAGagtgagag AGGAATGAAGGTCATCGAAAACCGAGCAATGAAGGATGAGGAAAAGATGGAGCTGCAGGAGATGCAGCTGAAGGAGGCCAAGCACATCGCTGAGGATTCAGACCGCAAATATGAGGAG gTGGCCAGGAAGCTCGTGATCCTGGAAGGAGAGCTGGAGCGCTCAGAGGAGAGAGCTGAGGTGGCTGAGAG CCGAGCCAGGCAGCTGGAGGAGGAACTTCGAACCATGGACCAGGCCCTCAAGTCCCTGATGGCCTCAGAGGAGGAG TATTccaccaaagaagataaatacGAAGAGGAGATCAAACTGCTGGAGGAGAAGCTAAAGGAG GCTGAGACACGAGCGGAGTTTGCCGAAAGGTCGGTGGCGAAGTTGGAGAAAACCATCGATGACCTAGAAG
- the TPM2 gene encoding tropomyosin beta chain isoform X1 — translation MDAIKKKMQMLKLDKENAIDRAEQAEADKKQAEDRCKQLEEEQQALQKKLKGTEDEVEKYSESVKDAQEKLEQAEKKATDAEADVASLNRRIQLVEEELDRAQERLATALQKLEEAEKAADESERGMKVIENRAMKDEEKMELQEMQLKEAKHIAEDSDRKYEEVARKLVILEGELERSEERAEVAESKCGDLEEELKIVTNNLKSLEAQADKYSTKEDKYEEEIKLLEEKLKEAETRAEFAERSVAKLEKTIDDLEDEVYAQKMKYKAISEELDNALNDITSL, via the exons ATGGACGCCATCAAGAAGAAGATGCAGATGCTAAAGCTGGACAAGGAGAATGCCATCGACCGCGCTGAGCAGGCCGAAGCCGACAAGAAGCAAGCCGAGGACCGCTGCAAGCAG ctggaggaggagcagcaggCCCTCCAGAAGAAGCTGAAAGGGACAGAGGATGAGGTGGAAAAGTATTCTGAATCAGTAAAGGATGCCCAGGAGAAACTGGAGCAGGCTGAGAAGAAAGCCACCGAT GCCGAGGCAGATGTGGCCTCCCTGAACCGCCGCATTCAGCTGGTAGAGGAGGAGTTGGACCGGGCGCAGGAGCGCCTGGCTACAGCCCTGCAAAAGCTGGAGGAGGCTGAGAAGGCGGCTGATGAGagtgagag AGGAATGAAGGTCATCGAAAACCGAGCAATGAAGGATGAGGAAAAGATGGAGCTGCAGGAGATGCAGCTGAAGGAGGCCAAGCACATCGCTGAGGATTCAGACCGCAAATATGAGGAG gTGGCCAGGAAGCTCGTGATCCTGGAAGGAGAGCTGGAGCGCTCAGAGGAGAGAGCTGAGGTGGCTGAGAG TAAATGTGGGGACCTAGAGGAGGAGCTGAAAATTGTTACCAACAACTTGAAATCCCTGGAAGCCCAAGCAGACAAG TATTccaccaaagaagataaatacGAAGAGGAGATCAAACTGCTGGAGGAGAAGCTAAAGGAG GCTGAGACACGAGCGGAGTTTGCCGAAAGGTCGGTGGCGAAGTTGGAGAAAACCATCGATGACCTAGAAG ATGAAGTCTATGCACAGAAGATGAAGTACAAGGCCATCAGCGAGGAGCTGGACAACGCGCTCAACGACATCACCTCCCTCTGA
- the TPM2 gene encoding tropomyosin beta chain isoform X2: MDAIKKKMQMLKLDKENAIDRAEQAEADKKQAEDRCKQLEEEQQALQKKLKGTEDEVEKYSESVKDAQEKLEQAEKKATDAEADVASLNRRIQLVEEELDRAQERLATALQKLEEAEKAADESERGMKVIENRAMKDEEKMELQEMQLKEAKHIAEDSDRKYEEVARKLVILEGELERSEERAEVAESKCGDLEEELKIVTNNLKSLEAQADKYSTKEDKYEEEIKLLEEKLKEAETRAEFAERSVAKLEKTIDDLEETLASAKEENVEIHQTLDQTLLELNNL; encoded by the exons ATGGACGCCATCAAGAAGAAGATGCAGATGCTAAAGCTGGACAAGGAGAATGCCATCGACCGCGCTGAGCAGGCCGAAGCCGACAAGAAGCAAGCCGAGGACCGCTGCAAGCAG ctggaggaggagcagcaggCCCTCCAGAAGAAGCTGAAAGGGACAGAGGATGAGGTGGAAAAGTATTCTGAATCAGTAAAGGATGCCCAGGAGAAACTGGAGCAGGCTGAGAAGAAAGCCACCGAT GCCGAGGCAGATGTGGCCTCCCTGAACCGCCGCATTCAGCTGGTAGAGGAGGAGTTGGACCGGGCGCAGGAGCGCCTGGCTACAGCCCTGCAAAAGCTGGAGGAGGCTGAGAAGGCGGCTGATGAGagtgagag AGGAATGAAGGTCATCGAAAACCGAGCAATGAAGGATGAGGAAAAGATGGAGCTGCAGGAGATGCAGCTGAAGGAGGCCAAGCACATCGCTGAGGATTCAGACCGCAAATATGAGGAG gTGGCCAGGAAGCTCGTGATCCTGGAAGGAGAGCTGGAGCGCTCAGAGGAGAGAGCTGAGGTGGCTGAGAG TAAATGTGGGGACCTAGAGGAGGAGCTGAAAATTGTTACCAACAACTTGAAATCCCTGGAAGCCCAAGCAGACAAG TATTccaccaaagaagataaatacGAAGAGGAGATCAAACTGCTGGAGGAGAAGCTAAAGGAG GCTGAGACACGAGCGGAGTTTGCCGAAAGGTCGGTGGCGAAGTTGGAGAAAACCATCGATGACCTAGAAG
- the TPM2 gene encoding tropomyosin beta chain isoform X3, translated as MDAIKKKMQMLKLDKENAIDRAEQAEADKKQAEDRCKQLEEEQQALQKKLKGTEDEVEKYSESVKDAQEKLEQAEKKATDAEADVASLNRRIQLVEEELDRAQERLATALQKLEEAEKAADESERGMKVIENRAMKDEEKMELQEMQLKEAKHIAEDSDRKYEEVARKLVILEGELERSEERAEVAESRARQLEEELRTMDQALKSLMASEEEYSTKEDKYEEEIKLLEEKLKEAETRAEFAERSVAKLEKTIDDLEDEVYAQKMKYKAISEELDNALNDITSL; from the exons ATGGACGCCATCAAGAAGAAGATGCAGATGCTAAAGCTGGACAAGGAGAATGCCATCGACCGCGCTGAGCAGGCCGAAGCCGACAAGAAGCAAGCCGAGGACCGCTGCAAGCAG ctggaggaggagcagcaggCCCTCCAGAAGAAGCTGAAAGGGACAGAGGATGAGGTGGAAAAGTATTCTGAATCAGTAAAGGATGCCCAGGAGAAACTGGAGCAGGCTGAGAAGAAAGCCACCGAT GCCGAGGCAGATGTGGCCTCCCTGAACCGCCGCATTCAGCTGGTAGAGGAGGAGTTGGACCGGGCGCAGGAGCGCCTGGCTACAGCCCTGCAAAAGCTGGAGGAGGCTGAGAAGGCGGCTGATGAGagtgagag AGGAATGAAGGTCATCGAAAACCGAGCAATGAAGGATGAGGAAAAGATGGAGCTGCAGGAGATGCAGCTGAAGGAGGCCAAGCACATCGCTGAGGATTCAGACCGCAAATATGAGGAG gTGGCCAGGAAGCTCGTGATCCTGGAAGGAGAGCTGGAGCGCTCAGAGGAGAGAGCTGAGGTGGCTGAGAG CCGAGCCAGGCAGCTGGAGGAGGAACTTCGAACCATGGACCAGGCCCTCAAGTCCCTGATGGCCTCAGAGGAGGAG TATTccaccaaagaagataaatacGAAGAGGAGATCAAACTGCTGGAGGAGAAGCTAAAGGAG GCTGAGACACGAGCGGAGTTTGCCGAAAGGTCGGTGGCGAAGTTGGAGAAAACCATCGATGACCTAGAAG ATGAAGTCTATGCACAGAAGATGAAGTACAAGGCCATCAGCGAGGAGCTGGACAACGCGCTCAACGACATCACCTCCCTCTGA